In Aythya fuligula isolate bAytFul2 chromosome 6, bAytFul2.pri, whole genome shotgun sequence, the following are encoded in one genomic region:
- the PCBP3 gene encoding poly(rC)-binding protein 3 isoform X7 yields MLSMPLSGGPGPAEESLWSLRPACREMESKVSEGGLNVTLTIRLLMHGKEVGSIIGKKGETVKKMREESGARINISEGNCPERIVTITGPTDAIFKAFAMIAYKFEEDITNSMSNSTATSKPPVTLRLVVPASQCGSLIGKGGSKIKEIRESTGAQVQVAGDMLPNSTERAVTISGTPDAIIQCVKQICVVMLESPPKGATIPYRPKPASTPVIFAGGQVRADPLAASTANLSLLLQHQPLPAYTIQGQYAIPHPDQLTKLHQLAMQQTPFTPLGQTTPAFPGEKLPLHSSEEAQNLMGQSSGLDASPPASTHELTIPNDLSRPRDPREEHLPCMTGHSSSQPAPTAPQRYLLLQTSLPPPPFGLLLLYNAFRGFSV; encoded by the exons ATGCTCAGCATGCCCCTGTCTGGCGGACCCGGACCCGCTGAGGAATCGCTCTGGAGCTTGAGGCCAGCCTGCAGG GAAATGGAGTCAAAGGTCTCCGAAGGCGGCCTGAACGTCACCCTCACCATCCGGCTGCTGATGCACGGCAAG gaaGTCGGAAGCATCATTGGAAAG AAAGGAGAGACCGTGAAGAAGATGCGTGAGGAG AGCGGGGCAAGAATCAACATCTCGGAGGGAAACTGCCCTGAGCGAATTGTGACCATCACCGGCCCCACCGATGCCATCTTCAAGGCTTTCGCCATGATCGCCTACAAATTCGAGGAG GACATAACCAACTCAATGAGCAACAGCACTGCTACCAGTAAACCTCCAGTGACGCTGCGACTGGTCGTGCCAGCTAGTCAGTGCGGCTCGCTGATTGGCAAAGGAGGCTCCAAGATCAAGGAAATCAGGGAG TCCACAGGTGCTCAGGTTCAAGTGGCGGGGGACATGCTGCCCAACTCCACGGAGCGGGCAGTGACAATCTCGGGGACACCCGACGCAATTATCCAGTGTGTCAAACAGATCTGTGTGGTGATGCTGGAG TCCCCACCAAAAGGTGCCACCATTCCCTACCGCCCAAAGCCCGCCTCCACCCCTGTCATTTTTGCAGGTGGTCAGGTAAGAGCCGACCCGCTTGCAGCCTCCACTGCCAACCTCAGCCTTTTACTGCAGCACCAGCCGCTGCCC gcCTACACAATTCAGGGACAATACGCTATTCCACACCCGGAT CAGTTGACCAAGCTCCACCAGTTGGCTATGCAGCAAACCCCCTTTACTCCCCTTGGACAGACCACCCCCGCTTTCCCTG GAGAAAAGCTGCCCTTACATTCCTCCGAAGAAGCTCAAAATCTGATGGGCCAATCATCAG GTCTGGATGCCAGTCCCCCGGCCAGTACTCATGAACTCACCATTCCCAATGAT CTCTCCAGACCCAGAGACCCACGGGAGGAGCACCTTCCCTGCATGACCGGACACAGCAGCTCGCAGCCAGCACCCACGGCACCCCAGCGGTACCTGCTTCTGCAGaccagccttcctcctccacccTTCGGGCTCCTGCTGCTTTACAACGCATTTCGTGGCTTTTCTGTGTAA
- the PCBP3 gene encoding poly(rC)-binding protein 3 isoform X4, with amino-acid sequence MLSMPLSGGPGPAEESLWSLRPACREMESKVSEGGLNVTLTIRLLMHGKEVGSIIGKKGETVKKMREESGARINISEGNCPERIVTITGPTDAIFKAFAMIAYKFEEDITNSMSNSTATSKPPVTLRLVVPASQCGSLIGKGGSKIKEIRESTGAQVQVAGDMLPNSTERAVTISGTPDAIIQCVKQICVVMLESPPKGATIPYRPKPASTPVIFAGGQVRADPLAASTANLSLLLQHQPLPAYTIQGQYAIPHPDQLTKLHQLAMQQTPFTPLGQTTPAFPGEKLPLHSSEEAQNLMGQSSGLDASPPASTHELTIPNDALKFPLSPSLEREHRLGCLKGGFSSAEQTVVALQRKESSRKPGGEIQLVTSVTVGRNLNAVQRHSEASE; translated from the exons ATGCTCAGCATGCCCCTGTCTGGCGGACCCGGACCCGCTGAGGAATCGCTCTGGAGCTTGAGGCCAGCCTGCAGG GAAATGGAGTCAAAGGTCTCCGAAGGCGGCCTGAACGTCACCCTCACCATCCGGCTGCTGATGCACGGCAAG gaaGTCGGAAGCATCATTGGAAAG AAAGGAGAGACCGTGAAGAAGATGCGTGAGGAG AGCGGGGCAAGAATCAACATCTCGGAGGGAAACTGCCCTGAGCGAATTGTGACCATCACCGGCCCCACCGATGCCATCTTCAAGGCTTTCGCCATGATCGCCTACAAATTCGAGGAG GACATAACCAACTCAATGAGCAACAGCACTGCTACCAGTAAACCTCCAGTGACGCTGCGACTGGTCGTGCCAGCTAGTCAGTGCGGCTCGCTGATTGGCAAAGGAGGCTCCAAGATCAAGGAAATCAGGGAG TCCACAGGTGCTCAGGTTCAAGTGGCGGGGGACATGCTGCCCAACTCCACGGAGCGGGCAGTGACAATCTCGGGGACACCCGACGCAATTATCCAGTGTGTCAAACAGATCTGTGTGGTGATGCTGGAG TCCCCACCAAAAGGTGCCACCATTCCCTACCGCCCAAAGCCCGCCTCCACCCCTGTCATTTTTGCAGGTGGTCAGGTAAGAGCCGACCCGCTTGCAGCCTCCACTGCCAACCTCAGCCTTTTACTGCAGCACCAGCCGCTGCCC gcCTACACAATTCAGGGACAATACGCTATTCCACACCCGGAT CAGTTGACCAAGCTCCACCAGTTGGCTATGCAGCAAACCCCCTTTACTCCCCTTGGACAGACCACCCCCGCTTTCCCTG GAGAAAAGCTGCCCTTACATTCCTCCGAAGAAGCTCAAAATCTGATGGGCCAATCATCAG GTCTGGATGCCAGTCCCCCGGCCAGTACTCATGAACTCACCATTCCCAATGAT GCTCTGAAATTTCCACTGTCACCTTCCCTGGAAAGAGAGCACAGGCTTGGGTGTCTTAAAGGAGGTTTTAGCAGTGCAGAGCAGACCGTGGTTgcactgcagagaaaggagagTTCAAGGAAACCCGGTGGTGAAATCCAGCTTGTCACTTCTGTGACTGTCGGGAGAAACTTGAATGCCGTGCAGAGACACTCAGAAGCCTCCGAATAG
- the PCBP3 gene encoding poly(rC)-binding protein 3 isoform X1, which yields MLSMPLSGGPGPAEESLWSLRPACREMESKVSEGGLNVTLTIRLLMHGKEVGSIIGKKGETVKKMREESGARINISEGNCPERIVTITGPTDAIFKAFAMIAYKFEEDITNSMSNSTATSKPPVTLRLVVPASQCGSLIGKGGSKIKEIRESTGAQVQVAGDMLPNSTERAVTISGTPDAIIQCVKQICVVMLEVQSVTKGSPPKGATIPYRPKPASTPVIFAGGQVRADPLAASTANLSLLLQHQPLPAYTIQGQYAIPHPDQLTKLHQLAMQQTPFTPLGQTTPAFPGEKLPLHSSEEAQNLMGQSSGLDASPPASTHELTIPNDLIGCIIGRQGTKINEIRQMSGAQIKIANATEGSSERQITITGTPANISLAQYLINASSPDPETHGRSTFPA from the exons ATGCTCAGCATGCCCCTGTCTGGCGGACCCGGACCCGCTGAGGAATCGCTCTGGAGCTTGAGGCCAGCCTGCAGG GAAATGGAGTCAAAGGTCTCCGAAGGCGGCCTGAACGTCACCCTCACCATCCGGCTGCTGATGCACGGCAAG gaaGTCGGAAGCATCATTGGAAAG AAAGGAGAGACCGTGAAGAAGATGCGTGAGGAG AGCGGGGCAAGAATCAACATCTCGGAGGGAAACTGCCCTGAGCGAATTGTGACCATCACCGGCCCCACCGATGCCATCTTCAAGGCTTTCGCCATGATCGCCTACAAATTCGAGGAG GACATAACCAACTCAATGAGCAACAGCACTGCTACCAGTAAACCTCCAGTGACGCTGCGACTGGTCGTGCCAGCTAGTCAGTGCGGCTCGCTGATTGGCAAAGGAGGCTCCAAGATCAAGGAAATCAGGGAG TCCACAGGTGCTCAGGTTCAAGTGGCGGGGGACATGCTGCCCAACTCCACGGAGCGGGCAGTGACAATCTCGGGGACACCCGACGCAATTATCCAGTGTGTCAAACAGATCTGTGTGGTGATGCTGGAGGTACAGTCTGTAACAAAGGGG TCCCCACCAAAAGGTGCCACCATTCCCTACCGCCCAAAGCCCGCCTCCACCCCTGTCATTTTTGCAGGTGGTCAGGTAAGAGCCGACCCGCTTGCAGCCTCCACTGCCAACCTCAGCCTTTTACTGCAGCACCAGCCGCTGCCC gcCTACACAATTCAGGGACAATACGCTATTCCACACCCGGAT CAGTTGACCAAGCTCCACCAGTTGGCTATGCAGCAAACCCCCTTTACTCCCCTTGGACAGACCACCCCCGCTTTCCCTG GAGAAAAGCTGCCCTTACATTCCTCCGAAGAAGCTCAAAATCTGATGGGCCAATCATCAG GTCTGGATGCCAGTCCCCCGGCCAGTACTCATGAACTCACCATTCCCAATGAT CTAATAGGCTGCATAATCGGACGCCAAGGGACCAAAATCAATGAAATTCGGCAGATGTCTGGAGCACAGATCAAAATCGCCAACGCCACGGAAGGGTCATCAGAGCGCCAAATCACCATCACGGGAACCCCTGCCAACATCAGCCTCGCTCAGTACCTCATCAACGCCAG CTCTCCAGACCCAGAGACCCACGGGAGGAGCACCTTCCCTGCATGA
- the PCBP3 gene encoding poly(rC)-binding protein 3 isoform X19, which translates to MLSMPLSGGPGPAEESLWSLRPACREMESKVSEGGLNVTLTIRLLMHGKEVGSIIGKKGETVKKMREESGARINISEGNCPERIVTITGPTDAIFKAFAMIAYKFEEDITNSMSNSTATSKPPVTLRLVVPASQCGSLIGKGGSKIKEIRESTGAQVQVAGDMLPNSTERAVTISGTPDAIIQCVKQICVVMLESPPKGATIPYRPKPASTPVIFAGGQVRADPLAASTANLSLLLQHQPLPAYTIQGQYAIPHPDQLTKLHQLAMQQTPFTPLGQTTPAFPGEKLPLHSSEEAQNLMGQSSGLDASPPASTHELTIPNDADV; encoded by the exons ATGCTCAGCATGCCCCTGTCTGGCGGACCCGGACCCGCTGAGGAATCGCTCTGGAGCTTGAGGCCAGCCTGCAGG GAAATGGAGTCAAAGGTCTCCGAAGGCGGCCTGAACGTCACCCTCACCATCCGGCTGCTGATGCACGGCAAG gaaGTCGGAAGCATCATTGGAAAG AAAGGAGAGACCGTGAAGAAGATGCGTGAGGAG AGCGGGGCAAGAATCAACATCTCGGAGGGAAACTGCCCTGAGCGAATTGTGACCATCACCGGCCCCACCGATGCCATCTTCAAGGCTTTCGCCATGATCGCCTACAAATTCGAGGAG GACATAACCAACTCAATGAGCAACAGCACTGCTACCAGTAAACCTCCAGTGACGCTGCGACTGGTCGTGCCAGCTAGTCAGTGCGGCTCGCTGATTGGCAAAGGAGGCTCCAAGATCAAGGAAATCAGGGAG TCCACAGGTGCTCAGGTTCAAGTGGCGGGGGACATGCTGCCCAACTCCACGGAGCGGGCAGTGACAATCTCGGGGACACCCGACGCAATTATCCAGTGTGTCAAACAGATCTGTGTGGTGATGCTGGAG TCCCCACCAAAAGGTGCCACCATTCCCTACCGCCCAAAGCCCGCCTCCACCCCTGTCATTTTTGCAGGTGGTCAGGTAAGAGCCGACCCGCTTGCAGCCTCCACTGCCAACCTCAGCCTTTTACTGCAGCACCAGCCGCTGCCC gcCTACACAATTCAGGGACAATACGCTATTCCACACCCGGAT CAGTTGACCAAGCTCCACCAGTTGGCTATGCAGCAAACCCCCTTTACTCCCCTTGGACAGACCACCCCCGCTTTCCCTG GAGAAAAGCTGCCCTTACATTCCTCCGAAGAAGCTCAAAATCTGATGGGCCAATCATCAG GTCTGGATGCCAGTCCCCCGGCCAGTACTCATGAACTCACCATTCCCAATGAT GCTGACGTCTGA
- the PCBP3 gene encoding poly(rC)-binding protein 3 isoform X8 — MLSMPLSGGPGPAEESLWSLRPACREMESKVSEGGLNVTLTIRLLMHGKEVGSIIGKKGETVKKMREESGARINISEGNCPERIVTITGPTDAIFKAFAMIAYKFEEDITNSMSNSTATSKPPVTLRLVVPASQCGSLIGKGGSKIKEIRESTGAQVQVAGDMLPNSTERAVTISGTPDAIIQCVKQICVVMLEVQSVTKGSPPKGATIPYRPKPASTPVIFAGGQAYTIQGQYAIPHPDQLTKLHQLAMQQTPFTPLGQTTPAFPGEKLPLHSSEEAQNLMGQSSGLDASPPASTHELTIPNDLIGCIIGRQGTKINEIRQMSGAQIKIANATEGSSERQITITGTPANISLAQYLINASSPDPETHGRSTFPA; from the exons ATGCTCAGCATGCCCCTGTCTGGCGGACCCGGACCCGCTGAGGAATCGCTCTGGAGCTTGAGGCCAGCCTGCAGG GAAATGGAGTCAAAGGTCTCCGAAGGCGGCCTGAACGTCACCCTCACCATCCGGCTGCTGATGCACGGCAAG gaaGTCGGAAGCATCATTGGAAAG AAAGGAGAGACCGTGAAGAAGATGCGTGAGGAG AGCGGGGCAAGAATCAACATCTCGGAGGGAAACTGCCCTGAGCGAATTGTGACCATCACCGGCCCCACCGATGCCATCTTCAAGGCTTTCGCCATGATCGCCTACAAATTCGAGGAG GACATAACCAACTCAATGAGCAACAGCACTGCTACCAGTAAACCTCCAGTGACGCTGCGACTGGTCGTGCCAGCTAGTCAGTGCGGCTCGCTGATTGGCAAAGGAGGCTCCAAGATCAAGGAAATCAGGGAG TCCACAGGTGCTCAGGTTCAAGTGGCGGGGGACATGCTGCCCAACTCCACGGAGCGGGCAGTGACAATCTCGGGGACACCCGACGCAATTATCCAGTGTGTCAAACAGATCTGTGTGGTGATGCTGGAGGTACAGTCTGTAACAAAGGGG TCCCCACCAAAAGGTGCCACCATTCCCTACCGCCCAAAGCCCGCCTCCACCCCTGTCATTTTTGCAGGTGGTCAG gcCTACACAATTCAGGGACAATACGCTATTCCACACCCGGAT CAGTTGACCAAGCTCCACCAGTTGGCTATGCAGCAAACCCCCTTTACTCCCCTTGGACAGACCACCCCCGCTTTCCCTG GAGAAAAGCTGCCCTTACATTCCTCCGAAGAAGCTCAAAATCTGATGGGCCAATCATCAG GTCTGGATGCCAGTCCCCCGGCCAGTACTCATGAACTCACCATTCCCAATGAT CTAATAGGCTGCATAATCGGACGCCAAGGGACCAAAATCAATGAAATTCGGCAGATGTCTGGAGCACAGATCAAAATCGCCAACGCCACGGAAGGGTCATCAGAGCGCCAAATCACCATCACGGGAACCCCTGCCAACATCAGCCTCGCTCAGTACCTCATCAACGCCAG CTCTCCAGACCCAGAGACCCACGGGAGGAGCACCTTCCCTGCATGA
- the PCBP3 gene encoding poly(rC)-binding protein 3 isoform X2, whose product MLSMPLSGGPGPAEESLWSLRPACREMESKVSEGGLNVTLTIRLLMHGKEVGSIIGKKGETVKKMREESGARINISEGNCPERIVTITGPTDAIFKAFAMIAYKFEEDITNSMSNSTATSKPPVTLRLVVPASQCGSLIGKGGSKIKEIRESTGAQVQVAGDMLPNSTERAVTISGTPDAIIQCVKQICVVMLESPPKGATIPYRPKPASTPVIFAGGQVRADPLAASTANLSLLLQHQPLPAYTIQGQYAIPHPDQLTKLHQLAMQQTPFTPLGQTTPAFPGEKLPLHSSEEAQNLMGQSSGLDASPPASTHELTIPNDLIGCIIGRQGTKINEIRQMSGAQIKIANATEGSSERQITITGTPANISLAQYLINASSPDPETHGRSTFPA is encoded by the exons ATGCTCAGCATGCCCCTGTCTGGCGGACCCGGACCCGCTGAGGAATCGCTCTGGAGCTTGAGGCCAGCCTGCAGG GAAATGGAGTCAAAGGTCTCCGAAGGCGGCCTGAACGTCACCCTCACCATCCGGCTGCTGATGCACGGCAAG gaaGTCGGAAGCATCATTGGAAAG AAAGGAGAGACCGTGAAGAAGATGCGTGAGGAG AGCGGGGCAAGAATCAACATCTCGGAGGGAAACTGCCCTGAGCGAATTGTGACCATCACCGGCCCCACCGATGCCATCTTCAAGGCTTTCGCCATGATCGCCTACAAATTCGAGGAG GACATAACCAACTCAATGAGCAACAGCACTGCTACCAGTAAACCTCCAGTGACGCTGCGACTGGTCGTGCCAGCTAGTCAGTGCGGCTCGCTGATTGGCAAAGGAGGCTCCAAGATCAAGGAAATCAGGGAG TCCACAGGTGCTCAGGTTCAAGTGGCGGGGGACATGCTGCCCAACTCCACGGAGCGGGCAGTGACAATCTCGGGGACACCCGACGCAATTATCCAGTGTGTCAAACAGATCTGTGTGGTGATGCTGGAG TCCCCACCAAAAGGTGCCACCATTCCCTACCGCCCAAAGCCCGCCTCCACCCCTGTCATTTTTGCAGGTGGTCAGGTAAGAGCCGACCCGCTTGCAGCCTCCACTGCCAACCTCAGCCTTTTACTGCAGCACCAGCCGCTGCCC gcCTACACAATTCAGGGACAATACGCTATTCCACACCCGGAT CAGTTGACCAAGCTCCACCAGTTGGCTATGCAGCAAACCCCCTTTACTCCCCTTGGACAGACCACCCCCGCTTTCCCTG GAGAAAAGCTGCCCTTACATTCCTCCGAAGAAGCTCAAAATCTGATGGGCCAATCATCAG GTCTGGATGCCAGTCCCCCGGCCAGTACTCATGAACTCACCATTCCCAATGAT CTAATAGGCTGCATAATCGGACGCCAAGGGACCAAAATCAATGAAATTCGGCAGATGTCTGGAGCACAGATCAAAATCGCCAACGCCACGGAAGGGTCATCAGAGCGCCAAATCACCATCACGGGAACCCCTGCCAACATCAGCCTCGCTCAGTACCTCATCAACGCCAG CTCTCCAGACCCAGAGACCCACGGGAGGAGCACCTTCCCTGCATGA
- the PCBP3 gene encoding poly(rC)-binding protein 3 isoform X3, translating into MLSMPLSGGPGPAEESLWSLRPACREMESKVSEGGLNVTLTIRLLMHGKEVGSIIGKKGETVKKMREESGARINISEGNCPERIVTITGPTDAIFKAFAMIAYKFEEDITNSMSNSTATSKPPVTLRLVVPASQCGSLIGKGGSKIKEIRESTGAQVQVAGDMLPNSTERAVTISGTPDAIIQCVKQICVVMLESPPKGATIPYRPKPASTPVIFAGGQVRADPLAASTANLSLLLQHQPLPAYTIQGQYAIPHPDLTKLHQLAMQQTPFTPLGQTTPAFPGEKLPLHSSEEAQNLMGQSSGLDASPPASTHELTIPNDLIGCIIGRQGTKINEIRQMSGAQIKIANATEGSSERQITITGTPANISLAQYLINASSPDPETHGRSTFPA; encoded by the exons ATGCTCAGCATGCCCCTGTCTGGCGGACCCGGACCCGCTGAGGAATCGCTCTGGAGCTTGAGGCCAGCCTGCAGG GAAATGGAGTCAAAGGTCTCCGAAGGCGGCCTGAACGTCACCCTCACCATCCGGCTGCTGATGCACGGCAAG gaaGTCGGAAGCATCATTGGAAAG AAAGGAGAGACCGTGAAGAAGATGCGTGAGGAG AGCGGGGCAAGAATCAACATCTCGGAGGGAAACTGCCCTGAGCGAATTGTGACCATCACCGGCCCCACCGATGCCATCTTCAAGGCTTTCGCCATGATCGCCTACAAATTCGAGGAG GACATAACCAACTCAATGAGCAACAGCACTGCTACCAGTAAACCTCCAGTGACGCTGCGACTGGTCGTGCCAGCTAGTCAGTGCGGCTCGCTGATTGGCAAAGGAGGCTCCAAGATCAAGGAAATCAGGGAG TCCACAGGTGCTCAGGTTCAAGTGGCGGGGGACATGCTGCCCAACTCCACGGAGCGGGCAGTGACAATCTCGGGGACACCCGACGCAATTATCCAGTGTGTCAAACAGATCTGTGTGGTGATGCTGGAG TCCCCACCAAAAGGTGCCACCATTCCCTACCGCCCAAAGCCCGCCTCCACCCCTGTCATTTTTGCAGGTGGTCAGGTAAGAGCCGACCCGCTTGCAGCCTCCACTGCCAACCTCAGCCTTTTACTGCAGCACCAGCCGCTGCCC gcCTACACAATTCAGGGACAATACGCTATTCCACACCCGGAT TTGACCAAGCTCCACCAGTTGGCTATGCAGCAAACCCCCTTTACTCCCCTTGGACAGACCACCCCCGCTTTCCCTG GAGAAAAGCTGCCCTTACATTCCTCCGAAGAAGCTCAAAATCTGATGGGCCAATCATCAG GTCTGGATGCCAGTCCCCCGGCCAGTACTCATGAACTCACCATTCCCAATGAT CTAATAGGCTGCATAATCGGACGCCAAGGGACCAAAATCAATGAAATTCGGCAGATGTCTGGAGCACAGATCAAAATCGCCAACGCCACGGAAGGGTCATCAGAGCGCCAAATCACCATCACGGGAACCCCTGCCAACATCAGCCTCGCTCAGTACCTCATCAACGCCAG CTCTCCAGACCCAGAGACCCACGGGAGGAGCACCTTCCCTGCATGA
- the PCBP3 gene encoding poly(rC)-binding protein 3 isoform X13, with the protein MLSMPLSGGPGPAEESLWSLRPACREMESKVSEGGLNVTLTIRLLMHGKEVGSIIGKKGETVKKMREESGARINISEGNCPERIVTITGPTDAIFKAFAMIAYKFEEDITNSMSNSTATSKPPVTLRLVVPASQCGSLIGKGGSKIKEIRESTGAQVQVAGDMLPNSTERAVTISGTPDAIIQCVKQICVVMLESPPKGATIPYRPKPASTPVIFAGGQVRADPLAASTANLSLLLQHQPLPAYTIQGQYAIPHPDLTKLHQLAMQQTPFTPLGQTTPAFPGLDASPPASTHELTIPNDLIGCIIGRQGTKINEIRQMSGAQIKIANATEGSSERQITITGTPANISLAQYLINARLTSEVTGMGAL; encoded by the exons ATGCTCAGCATGCCCCTGTCTGGCGGACCCGGACCCGCTGAGGAATCGCTCTGGAGCTTGAGGCCAGCCTGCAGG GAAATGGAGTCAAAGGTCTCCGAAGGCGGCCTGAACGTCACCCTCACCATCCGGCTGCTGATGCACGGCAAG gaaGTCGGAAGCATCATTGGAAAG AAAGGAGAGACCGTGAAGAAGATGCGTGAGGAG AGCGGGGCAAGAATCAACATCTCGGAGGGAAACTGCCCTGAGCGAATTGTGACCATCACCGGCCCCACCGATGCCATCTTCAAGGCTTTCGCCATGATCGCCTACAAATTCGAGGAG GACATAACCAACTCAATGAGCAACAGCACTGCTACCAGTAAACCTCCAGTGACGCTGCGACTGGTCGTGCCAGCTAGTCAGTGCGGCTCGCTGATTGGCAAAGGAGGCTCCAAGATCAAGGAAATCAGGGAG TCCACAGGTGCTCAGGTTCAAGTGGCGGGGGACATGCTGCCCAACTCCACGGAGCGGGCAGTGACAATCTCGGGGACACCCGACGCAATTATCCAGTGTGTCAAACAGATCTGTGTGGTGATGCTGGAG TCCCCACCAAAAGGTGCCACCATTCCCTACCGCCCAAAGCCCGCCTCCACCCCTGTCATTTTTGCAGGTGGTCAGGTAAGAGCCGACCCGCTTGCAGCCTCCACTGCCAACCTCAGCCTTTTACTGCAGCACCAGCCGCTGCCC gcCTACACAATTCAGGGACAATACGCTATTCCACACCCGGAT TTGACCAAGCTCCACCAGTTGGCTATGCAGCAAACCCCCTTTACTCCCCTTGGACAGACCACCCCCGCTTTCCCTG GTCTGGATGCCAGTCCCCCGGCCAGTACTCATGAACTCACCATTCCCAATGAT CTAATAGGCTGCATAATCGGACGCCAAGGGACCAAAATCAATGAAATTCGGCAGATGTCTGGAGCACAGATCAAAATCGCCAACGCCACGGAAGGGTCATCAGAGCGCCAAATCACCATCACGGGAACCCCTGCCAACATCAGCCTCGCTCAGTACCTCATCAACGCCAG GCTGACGTCTGAGGTCACTGGAATGGGCGCACTCTAA
- the PCBP3 gene encoding poly(rC)-binding protein 3 isoform X14, with amino-acid sequence MLSMPLSGGPGPAEESLWSLRPACREMESKVSEGGLNVTLTIRLLMHGKEVGSIIGKKGETVKKMREESGARINISEGNCPERIVTITGPTDAIFKAFAMIAYKFEEDITNSMSNSTATSKPPVTLRLVVPASQCGSLIGKGGSKIKEIRESTGAQVQVAGDMLPNSTERAVTISGTPDAIIQCVKQICVVMLESPPKGATIPYRPKPASTPVIFAGGQAYTIQGQYAIPHPDQLTKLHQLAMQQTPFTPLGQTTPAFPGEKLPLHSSEEAQNLMGQSSGLDASPPASTHELTIPNDLIGCIIGRQGTKINEIRQMSGAQIKIANATEGSSERQITITGTPANISLAQYLINARLTSEVTGMGAL; translated from the exons ATGCTCAGCATGCCCCTGTCTGGCGGACCCGGACCCGCTGAGGAATCGCTCTGGAGCTTGAGGCCAGCCTGCAGG GAAATGGAGTCAAAGGTCTCCGAAGGCGGCCTGAACGTCACCCTCACCATCCGGCTGCTGATGCACGGCAAG gaaGTCGGAAGCATCATTGGAAAG AAAGGAGAGACCGTGAAGAAGATGCGTGAGGAG AGCGGGGCAAGAATCAACATCTCGGAGGGAAACTGCCCTGAGCGAATTGTGACCATCACCGGCCCCACCGATGCCATCTTCAAGGCTTTCGCCATGATCGCCTACAAATTCGAGGAG GACATAACCAACTCAATGAGCAACAGCACTGCTACCAGTAAACCTCCAGTGACGCTGCGACTGGTCGTGCCAGCTAGTCAGTGCGGCTCGCTGATTGGCAAAGGAGGCTCCAAGATCAAGGAAATCAGGGAG TCCACAGGTGCTCAGGTTCAAGTGGCGGGGGACATGCTGCCCAACTCCACGGAGCGGGCAGTGACAATCTCGGGGACACCCGACGCAATTATCCAGTGTGTCAAACAGATCTGTGTGGTGATGCTGGAG TCCCCACCAAAAGGTGCCACCATTCCCTACCGCCCAAAGCCCGCCTCCACCCCTGTCATTTTTGCAGGTGGTCAG gcCTACACAATTCAGGGACAATACGCTATTCCACACCCGGAT CAGTTGACCAAGCTCCACCAGTTGGCTATGCAGCAAACCCCCTTTACTCCCCTTGGACAGACCACCCCCGCTTTCCCTG GAGAAAAGCTGCCCTTACATTCCTCCGAAGAAGCTCAAAATCTGATGGGCCAATCATCAG GTCTGGATGCCAGTCCCCCGGCCAGTACTCATGAACTCACCATTCCCAATGAT CTAATAGGCTGCATAATCGGACGCCAAGGGACCAAAATCAATGAAATTCGGCAGATGTCTGGAGCACAGATCAAAATCGCCAACGCCACGGAAGGGTCATCAGAGCGCCAAATCACCATCACGGGAACCCCTGCCAACATCAGCCTCGCTCAGTACCTCATCAACGCCAG GCTGACGTCTGAGGTCACTGGAATGGGCGCACTCTAA